A single window of Colletes latitarsis isolate SP2378_abdomen chromosome 11, iyColLati1, whole genome shotgun sequence DNA harbors:
- the LOC143347413 gene encoding ATP-dependent RNA helicase p62 isoform X1 yields MTYGAMSNGYHNGSYRGGKGQPRSRYASTTSTPNRGFGNRNNKNSTSSAGTNLRKPNWSFESLKPFKKDFYIPHPNVQGRHPRDVDVFRQDNQITLKGEKVPNPIQHFEEGNFPDYVMQGIRKQGFNEPTAIQAQGWPIAMSGQNMVGIAQTGSGKTLGYILPAIVHINSQQPLNRGDGPIALILAPTRELAQQIQTVANDFGSLSYVRNTCIFGGAPKGSQARDLERGVEICIATPGRLIDFLERGTTNLRRCTYLVLDEADRMLDMGFEPQIRKIIEQIRPDRQVLMWSATWPKEVRNLAEEYLTNYTQLNIGSLTLAANHNILQIVDVCQEHEKETKLGTLLQEIGNVNEDGGKTIIFVETKKKVENITRNIRRYGWPAVCMHGDKSQQERDHVLREFRNNRGSILVATDVAARGLDVDDVKYVINFDYPSSSEDYIHRIGRTGRSNSTGTSYAFFTPQNSRQAKDLINVLKEANQVVNPKLSELADRSGNYGGRNRWGYGGGNRGRENMFCGTHKRFDTGRNSSYNSS; encoded by the exons AT GACGTACGGAGCTATGTCTAATGGTTACCACAATGGAAGTTACAGAGGTGGTAAAGGACAACCAAGAAGTAGGTATGCAAGTACCACCAGCACACCCAACAGAGGTTTTGGAAATCGTAATAACAAAAATTCTACAAGCAGTGCTGGTACTAATTTGAGAAAACCAAACTGGAGTTTTGAAAGTTTAAAGCCTTTTAAAAAGGATTTCTATATACCACATCCCAATGTTCAAGGACGTCATCCTCGAGATGTTGATGTATTTAGACAAGATAACCAAATTACTTTAAAAGGAGAAAAAGTTCCTAATCCTATTCAACACTTTGAGGAAGGAAATTTCCCTGATTATGTAATGCAGGGTATTAGAAAGCAAGGATTCAATGAACCAACTGCTATTCAAGCTCAGGGATGGCCAATTGCAATGTCTGGTCAAAACATGGTTGGAATTGCACAAACAGGATCTGGAAAAACATTGGGATATATTTTACCTGCAATAGTACATATTAACAGCCAACAACCATTAAATCGCGGTGATGGACCAATCGCTCTCATTCTAGCGCCTACTAGAGAATTGGCACAGCAAATTCAGACTGTTGCTAATGATTTTGGTTCTTTGTCTTATGTGAGAAATACTTGTATTTTTGGTGGTGCACCAAAGGGAAGTCAAGCTCGCGACTTAGAACGAGGCGTTGAAATCTGCATTGCTACACCAGGGCGGTTAATTGACTTTTTGGAACGCGGTACGACAAATTTACGTAGATGCACTTATTTAGTATTGGATGAAGCTGATAGGATGCTGGACATGGGTTTTGAACCAcaaattcgaaaaattattgaacaaaTTAGGCCAGACAGACAAGTTCTTATGTGGTCTGCTACTTGGCCAAAGGAGGTTAGAAATCTTGCAGAGGAATATCTTACAAATTATACACAATTGAATATTGGATCGTTAACGCTAGCTGCTAATCACAATATTCTTCAAATTGTTGATGTCTGTCAAGAACATGAAAAAGAAACAAA ATTGGGGACTCTTCTTCAGGAAATTGGTAATGTTAATGAAGATGGTGGGAAGACTATAATTTTTGTAGAGACAAAGAAAAAGGTGGAAAATATCACTAGAAATATTCGTCGTTATGGGTGGCCTGCTGTATGCATGCATGGTGACAAATCTCAACAAGAAAGAGACCATGTTCTTagag AATTTAGGAACAACAGAGGTTCGATTCTTGTAGCAACCGATGTTGCTGCTCGTGGATTGG ATGTCGATGATGTAAAATACGTGATCAACTTCGATTATCCATCATCATCTGAAGACTACATCCACAGAATAGGCAGAACTGGCCGTTCAAATAGTACGGGAACAAGTTACGCGTTCTTTACACCGCAAAACAGTCGACAGGCTAAAGATTTAATTAATGTACTTAAAGAAGCCAACCAAGTTGTCAATCCAAAGCTTTCAGAGCTTGCAGACAGGAGTGGAAACTATGGTGGCCGAA ATCGTTGGGGATATGGCGGTGGTAATCGCGGAAGAGAAAATATGTTCTGTGGAACGCATAAACGATTCGATACGGGAAGGAACTCTAGTTATAATTCTAGTTGA
- the LOC143347413 gene encoding ATP-dependent RNA helicase p62 isoform X2 gives MLRQVVGAFGTVLFRTYGAMSNGYHNGSYRGGKGQPRSRYASTTSTPNRGFGNRNNKNSTSSAGTNLRKPNWSFESLKPFKKDFYIPHPNVQGRHPRDVDVFRQDNQITLKGEKVPNPIQHFEEGNFPDYVMQGIRKQGFNEPTAIQAQGWPIAMSGQNMVGIAQTGSGKTLGYILPAIVHINSQQPLNRGDGPIALILAPTRELAQQIQTVANDFGSLSYVRNTCIFGGAPKGSQARDLERGVEICIATPGRLIDFLERGTTNLRRCTYLVLDEADRMLDMGFEPQIRKIIEQIRPDRQVLMWSATWPKEVRNLAEEYLTNYTQLNIGSLTLAANHNILQIVDVCQEHEKETKLGTLLQEIGNVNEDGGKTIIFVETKKKVENITRNIRRYGWPAVCMHGDKSQQERDHVLREFRNNRGSILVATDVAARGLDVDDVKYVINFDYPSSSEDYIHRIGRTGRSNSTGTSYAFFTPQNSRQAKDLINVLKEANQVVNPKLSELADRSGNYGGRNRWGYGGGNRGRENMFCGTHKRFDTGRNSSYNSS, from the exons AT GTTACGACAAGTAGTTGGAGCCTTTGGGACTGTTTTATTTAG GACGTACGGAGCTATGTCTAATGGTTACCACAATGGAAGTTACAGAGGTGGTAAAGGACAACCAAGAAGTAGGTATGCAAGTACCACCAGCACACCCAACAGAGGTTTTGGAAATCGTAATAACAAAAATTCTACAAGCAGTGCTGGTACTAATTTGAGAAAACCAAACTGGAGTTTTGAAAGTTTAAAGCCTTTTAAAAAGGATTTCTATATACCACATCCCAATGTTCAAGGACGTCATCCTCGAGATGTTGATGTATTTAGACAAGATAACCAAATTACTTTAAAAGGAGAAAAAGTTCCTAATCCTATTCAACACTTTGAGGAAGGAAATTTCCCTGATTATGTAATGCAGGGTATTAGAAAGCAAGGATTCAATGAACCAACTGCTATTCAAGCTCAGGGATGGCCAATTGCAATGTCTGGTCAAAACATGGTTGGAATTGCACAAACAGGATCTGGAAAAACATTGGGATATATTTTACCTGCAATAGTACATATTAACAGCCAACAACCATTAAATCGCGGTGATGGACCAATCGCTCTCATTCTAGCGCCTACTAGAGAATTGGCACAGCAAATTCAGACTGTTGCTAATGATTTTGGTTCTTTGTCTTATGTGAGAAATACTTGTATTTTTGGTGGTGCACCAAAGGGAAGTCAAGCTCGCGACTTAGAACGAGGCGTTGAAATCTGCATTGCTACACCAGGGCGGTTAATTGACTTTTTGGAACGCGGTACGACAAATTTACGTAGATGCACTTATTTAGTATTGGATGAAGCTGATAGGATGCTGGACATGGGTTTTGAACCAcaaattcgaaaaattattgaacaaaTTAGGCCAGACAGACAAGTTCTTATGTGGTCTGCTACTTGGCCAAAGGAGGTTAGAAATCTTGCAGAGGAATATCTTACAAATTATACACAATTGAATATTGGATCGTTAACGCTAGCTGCTAATCACAATATTCTTCAAATTGTTGATGTCTGTCAAGAACATGAAAAAGAAACAAA ATTGGGGACTCTTCTTCAGGAAATTGGTAATGTTAATGAAGATGGTGGGAAGACTATAATTTTTGTAGAGACAAAGAAAAAGGTGGAAAATATCACTAGAAATATTCGTCGTTATGGGTGGCCTGCTGTATGCATGCATGGTGACAAATCTCAACAAGAAAGAGACCATGTTCTTagag AATTTAGGAACAACAGAGGTTCGATTCTTGTAGCAACCGATGTTGCTGCTCGTGGATTGG ATGTCGATGATGTAAAATACGTGATCAACTTCGATTATCCATCATCATCTGAAGACTACATCCACAGAATAGGCAGAACTGGCCGTTCAAATAGTACGGGAACAAGTTACGCGTTCTTTACACCGCAAAACAGTCGACAGGCTAAAGATTTAATTAATGTACTTAAAGAAGCCAACCAAGTTGTCAATCCAAAGCTTTCAGAGCTTGCAGACAGGAGTGGAAACTATGGTGGCCGAA ATCGTTGGGGATATGGCGGTGGTAATCGCGGAAGAGAAAATATGTTCTGTGGAACGCATAAACGATTCGATACGGGAAGGAACTCTAGTTATAATTCTAGTTGA
- the LOC143348545 gene encoding testis-expressed protein 47 has translation MDEPIRKCVLDYIREIERFKFCRLIFCAKVTNCEDIEQLFDTAIKKKFLQRITGLLLIYPGFVIHLVEAVEDDVFRLCNEVFTDNTEVIINTKCLYIQSGVKRFFQKWHSKRMNNCSLNDKEFETIDDSFENVSSIHTAMILNLHKLYTELWNICRLKSYENFIEHLDLISRKGHLNLPLKSSIEIVLKSRWGYNLVTLAKDYCDLKYQYNFDDYSPVSEIIHDINYSVK, from the exons ATGGATGAACCGATAAGAAAATGTGTACTTGATTACATTCGAGAAATCGAAAGATTCAAATTTTGTAGGCTTATATTTTGTGCAAAAGTTACAAACTGTGAAGATATTGAACAACTGTTTGATACCgcgattaaaaagaaatttttgcaACGTATTACAGGATTGCTTCTCATTTATCCTGGTTTCGTGATTCATTTAGTCGAAGCTGTAGAAGACGATGTTTTCCGATTGTGTAATGAAGTATTTACCGATAATACGGAAGTTATAATTAACACTAAATGTTTGTACATACAAAGTGGTGTAAAgcgattttttcaaaaatgGCATTCTAAAAGAATGAATAATTGCAGTTTGAATGATAAAGAATTCGAGACAATCGATGATAGTTTTGAAAACGTTTCTAGTATACATACAGCaatgattttaaatttacaCAAATTGTATACCGAATTGTGGAATATATGCAGATTAAAAAGTTAT GAAAATTTTATTGAACACTTGGATTTAATATCTAGGAAAGGACATTTGAATTTACCACTTAAATCAAGCATAGAAATTGTGCTTAAAAGTCGTTGGGGGTACAATTTAGTGACATTAGCTAAGGACTACTGTGATTTAAAGTATCAGTATAATTTTGATGATTATTCTCCAGTTTCTGAAATTATACATGATATTAATTACAGTGTTAAATAA
- the LOC143348544 gene encoding mitochondrial thiamine pyrophosphate carrier — protein sequence MGTLLKTSDHNLDHAVAGAISGFITRFLCQPLDVIKIRFQLQVEPVSNHHVSKYKSLPQAFFLIFKEEGLFALWKGHVPAQLLSIVYGMNQFSSYNVFVRELDNFSLLNEHKYSTKFIAGAGAGFVATIMSFPFDTVRTRLVAQSNNHKVYKGIFHCCSCILRQESPKTFFHGLLPTLLQIVPHSGLQFALYGFFNDIYKKYFNEIDTSFTNSMMSGSAAGLLAKTAIYPFDLSRKRLQIQGFQHGRKHFGAFFYCTGLIDCLKVTFKVEGVKGLFKGLVPSQLKATITTALHFVTYEQSLKLLKAMRQYTSEK from the exons atgggtactttgctaaaAACAAGCGATCATAATTTAGATCATGCTGTAGCAGGGGCTATTAGTGGCTTCATAACCAGATTTCTTTGTCAACCTTTAGATGTTATAAAAATTAGGTTTCAG TTGCAAGTTGAACCTGTTAGTAACCATCATGTTAGTAAATATAAGTCTTTACCACAAGCATTCTTTTTGATATTTAAAGAAGAAGGACTTTTTGCTCTTTGGAAGGGACATGTTCCTGCTCAATTACTTTCAATTGTATATGGAATGAATCAG TTCTCTTCATACAATGTGTTCGTGAGAGAATTGGATAATTTTTCACTTTTAAATGAACATAAATATTCAACAAAATTTATAGCAGGAGCAGGAGCTGGTTTTGTAGCTACAATTATGTCATTCCCTTTTGATACTGTAAGAACCCGATTAGTGGCACAATCAAATAATCATAAAGTATATAAGGGAATTTTTCATTGTTGTAG TTGTATACTTCGACAAGAATCTCCAAAGACATTTTTTCATGGTTTATTACCAACTTTGTTACAAATTGTACCACATTCTGGTCTGCAATTTGCATTGTATGGATTTTTTAAtgatatatataaaaaatatttcaatgaaatagatACAAGTTTTACTAATTCTATGATGTCTGGTAGTGCAGCTGGCCTATTAGCTAAAACTGCAATATATCCATTTGATCTTAGTAGAAAAAGATTACAAATACAAGGATTCCAACATGGTAGAAAACATTTTGGTGCCTTTTTCTATTGTACAGGACTTATAGATTGTTTAAAGGTGACATTTAAAGTAGAAGGTGTAAAGGGTCTGTTCAAAGGTTTAGTACCAAGTCAGTTGAAAGCTACAATAACAACAGCATTGCACTTTGTTACATATGAGCAAAgtttaaaattactaaaagcaATGAGACAGTATACttcagaaaaataa